A single region of the Thermoanaerobacterium aotearoense genome encodes:
- a CDS encoding bifunctional 4-hydroxy-2-oxoglutarate aldolase/2-dehydro-3-deoxy-phosphogluconate aldolase, translating to MSFKEIKEKTKGGIFSVIRCKDYELGLKMAEKVIESGINIIEITYTVEGAGMLIKELKRKYPDKVIGAGTVLELSQAEEAVGNGADFVVTPCIVEEVASYCKKNDVFFSMAASTTTEMYKAYKLGSEVIKLFPGEFVDSKIIKSLKGPFPFLEFMPTGGVNDENINEWFENGAYAVGVGGYLTKGINFDNLDLLEERAKRLVNALK from the coding sequence ATGAGCTTTAAGGAAATAAAAGAGAAGACAAAAGGCGGCATATTTTCAGTCATAAGGTGCAAAGATTATGAATTAGGACTTAAAATGGCAGAAAAAGTCATAGAAAGCGGGATAAACATAATAGAGATAACATACACTGTAGAAGGTGCTGGGATGCTTATTAAGGAGCTTAAAAGGAAGTATCCTGATAAAGTAATAGGTGCTGGAACTGTATTAGAGTTAAGTCAGGCAGAGGAAGCTGTAGGAAATGGTGCAGATTTCGTGGTAACACCATGTATCGTTGAGGAAGTGGCATCATATTGCAAGAAAAATGATGTGTTCTTTTCGATGGCAGCATCAACCACCACAGAGATGTATAAAGCGTATAAGTTAGGTTCAGAAGTCATTAAGCTTTTCCCTGGAGAATTTGTCGATTCAAAGATAATAAAATCTCTTAAAGGACCATTTCCATTCTTGGAGTTTATGCCTACAGGCGGCGTAAATGACGAGAATATCAATGAATGGTTTGAAAATGGCGCATATGCAGTTGGCGTAGGTGGTTATCTTACAAAGGGTATAAATTTTGACAATTTGGATCTTTTGGAAGAAAGAGCAAAAAGGCTTGTAAATGCATTGAAATAA
- a CDS encoding LacI family DNA-binding transcriptional regulator translates to MSNDNFKITIDYVAKKAGVSKTTISRFLNGRFEYMSDVTRENIKKVIDELNYRPNNLARSLKLNRSNLIGVLVSDIGNHFSSILVKGIEKVLKENGYNLMIASTDNDATKEREYILSFLDNNVDGLIINTAGGNDEFLVELSKKDLPVVLADRSIKDMVFDTVVVNNYEVASELVLHLIKNGYERVGFFTERIGDISTRTERKQAFTDVCEKYGVDSHDMVFEIDDDLSQIEEKIKSILEKMGVYKTALFAVNGVVLLNLLNVLHRLELRIPHDLAVCGYDDWGWASLIPPGITTISQPTYEVGVESAKMLINRIKSDDVVKPRKVVLKAELVIRGSTRSH, encoded by the coding sequence ATGAGCAATGATAACTTTAAAATCACGATTGATTATGTGGCAAAAAAAGCAGGTGTTTCAAAGACGACTATCTCACGCTTTTTAAATGGCCGATTTGAGTACATGTCGGATGTTACAAGGGAAAACATCAAAAAGGTCATAGATGAGCTTAACTACAGGCCAAATAATCTGGCTCGCAGCTTAAAATTGAATAGGTCGAATCTCATAGGCGTACTTGTGTCAGACATAGGTAACCATTTTTCGTCAATCCTTGTGAAGGGAATAGAAAAAGTCTTAAAAGAAAATGGATATAATTTGATGATAGCCAGCACAGATAATGATGCCACAAAAGAAAGAGAGTACATCTTATCCTTTTTAGATAACAACGTAGACGGACTTATAATAAACACAGCAGGCGGAAATGACGAATTTTTGGTGGAGCTTTCTAAAAAAGACTTGCCTGTGGTGCTTGCTGACAGAAGCATAAAAGACATGGTGTTTGATACCGTTGTCGTCAACAACTACGAAGTTGCCTCAGAGCTTGTGCTGCACCTTATAAAAAATGGATATGAAAGAGTAGGCTTTTTCACCGAAAGGATAGGCGATATAAGCACACGTACGGAAAGAAAGCAGGCTTTTACAGATGTATGCGAAAAATACGGAGTAGATAGCCATGATATGGTGTTTGAGATTGATGACGATTTAAGCCAGATTGAGGAAAAAATAAAATCAATATTAGAAAAGATGGGAGTCTATAAAACTGCTTTATTTGCTGTAAACGGCGTGGTGCTTCTAAATCTTCTCAATGTCCTGCACAGATTAGAATTAAGAATTCCTCATGATTTAGCCGTATGTGGCTACGACGACTGGGGATGGGCATCACTTATACCGCCAGGGATTACTACCATATCACAGCCTACCTATGAAGTTGGCGTGGAATCAGCCAAAATGCTTATTAATAGGATAAAAAGCGATGATGTGGTTAAACCGAGGAAGGTCGTTTTAAAAGCAGAGCTTGTAATAAGGGGATCTACAAGATCTCATTAA
- a CDS encoding MBL fold metallo-hydrolase RNA specificity domain-containing protein, with the protein MKITFLGAAKEVTGSCYLVETEKSKFLIDCGMFQGSEIEDEYNYQEFAFDIEDIDFMLLTHAHIDHSGRIPLLYKRGYRKKIYATKGTVDLCEYMLQDSGHIQQIENEWKNRKRKRAGKTLRMPLYTADDGKAAMQLFCGVNYDEIIEPSEDVKVKFNDAGHMLGSSILEIWVKEGSKETKVVFSGDLGNKNIPILRDPTIIDEADYLVCESTYGDRLHEDVGDKAKKLMEIIKKTISRGGNVIIPSFAVGRTQELLYEIHKDEELYKNEIEYISKVPVYVDSPLATSVTSVFRKHLDYFDDEARSYVENGDYPLDFPNLHFTHSAEESKALNDIKEPVIIISASGMCEAGRIKHHLKHNLWRSDSTIVFVGYQAKGTLGRRILDGEKTVNIFGEEITVNAEIQNIESFSGHADQKGIMDWISSFTKKPKKIFIVHGEDSAQKVLSKKIKDELNIETVIPSKYDTYDFELDEVNVAEIALPSDDEILRQIEELRAENDKILSRLKDIISQNRGKVKEVGGDLAAMSDVLSRLKRRFS; encoded by the coding sequence ATGAAGATCACTTTTTTAGGTGCTGCGAAGGAAGTAACAGGCTCTTGCTATCTTGTGGAGACTGAAAAATCAAAATTTCTGATAGACTGTGGAATGTTTCAAGGAAGCGAAATAGAAGATGAGTACAACTATCAAGAATTTGCATTTGATATTGAAGACATTGATTTCATGCTTTTGACACATGCTCATATAGATCACAGTGGAAGGATTCCCCTTCTTTATAAAAGAGGTTATAGAAAAAAGATATACGCAACTAAAGGCACTGTAGACCTTTGTGAATACATGCTGCAGGACAGCGGGCATATACAGCAGATTGAGAATGAATGGAAGAATAGAAAAAGAAAGAGGGCAGGAAAAACGCTTAGGATGCCGCTTTACACTGCTGATGATGGAAAAGCAGCGATGCAGCTTTTTTGCGGTGTCAATTATGATGAGATAATAGAGCCATCAGAAGATGTAAAAGTAAAATTTAATGATGCAGGACACATGCTGGGTTCATCTATATTGGAAATTTGGGTAAAAGAGGGAAGTAAAGAGACGAAAGTAGTTTTTTCAGGGGATCTGGGAAACAAAAATATACCGATTTTGAGGGACCCTACGATAATAGATGAGGCAGATTATCTTGTGTGTGAATCCACATACGGCGATAGGCTGCATGAAGACGTAGGCGATAAAGCCAAAAAGCTTATGGAGATAATAAAAAAGACCATATCAAGAGGAGGCAATGTGATAATCCCATCATTTGCTGTAGGAAGGACACAAGAGCTGTTATACGAGATCCACAAAGATGAAGAACTTTACAAAAACGAGATAGAGTATATAAGCAAAGTGCCTGTGTACGTAGACAGCCCACTTGCTACGTCGGTTACAAGTGTCTTTAGAAAGCATCTTGATTATTTCGATGACGAAGCCAGAAGCTACGTAGAAAACGGTGATTATCCGTTAGATTTTCCTAATTTGCATTTTACCCATTCAGCAGAAGAGTCAAAGGCGCTTAATGACATTAAAGAGCCTGTCATCATCATTTCAGCCAGCGGCATGTGTGAAGCTGGTCGCATAAAGCATCACTTAAAACACAATCTTTGGAGATCTGACAGCACAATAGTGTTTGTAGGCTATCAGGCTAAAGGCACCCTTGGCAGAAGGATATTGGACGGAGAAAAGACTGTAAATATCTTTGGAGAGGAAATAACGGTTAATGCGGAAATCCAAAACATAGAAAGCTTTTCTGGACATGCCGATCAAAAGGGCATTATGGATTGGATATCGTCATTTACGAAAAAGCCTAAGAAAATATTTATTGTTCACGGTGAAGATAGTGCTCAAAAGGTACTTTCAAAGAAGATAAAAGACGAGCTTAACATTGAAACGGTCATTCCATCAAAGTACGATACGTATGACTTTGAGTTGGATGAAGTAAATGTAGCGGAGATTGCGTTGCCATCAGACGATGAAATACTAAGACAGATAGAAGAATTGAGGGCAGAAAACGATAAGATTTTGTCAAGGCTTAAAGACATAATAAGTCAAAACAGAGGAAAGGTGAAAGAAGTCGGCGGAGATTTGGCAGCAATGTCAGATGTGTTGTCGAGGTTAAAAAGAAGATTTAGCTAA
- a CDS encoding xylose ABC transporter ATP-binding protein, with protein sequence MDDFILEMKNITKDFSGVKALDNVNLKVRKGEIHGLCGENGAGKSTLMKILSGVYPHGTFTGEILFNGRELKLNSIKDAEDAGIGIIYQELSLVKELSVSENIFIGNEPNKNGIIDFDRMYYETKILLDKLNLNINPNVPVKSLGIGQQQLVEIAKALSKNVSLLILDEPTSSLTDADVEILFNILRQLKDNGVTCIYISHKLNEVMEITDRITVQRDGKTVGSEDTKNLTENDIIRMMVGRELTNLFPREEHQIGEEILEIKNFSVYDKKDSNKKIVDNVSFSLREGEILGIAGLIGAGRTELVSSIFGSYPGRREGEIYLEGKKIDIKNPDQALDHGIAMVPEDRKGQGLINILSVRNNMTLSNIDSYKNNFGSVDENKEIVDVKKYIEMLKIKVSNFNLEVKNLSGGNQQKVVLAKNLLRNPKILILDEPTRGIDVGAKYEIYKLMYELVRSGISIIMVSSELPEVIGLSDRIVVMHEGKKKGEFVNENVTQEMIMECAIGGKK encoded by the coding sequence ATGGATGATTTTATACTAGAAATGAAAAACATAACAAAAGACTTCTCCGGCGTAAAGGCATTAGACAATGTCAATCTGAAAGTAAGAAAAGGAGAGATACATGGCCTTTGCGGTGAGAATGGTGCAGGGAAGTCTACGCTTATGAAAATACTAAGTGGAGTATATCCACATGGCACTTTTACTGGAGAAATATTATTTAATGGCAGAGAACTAAAATTAAACAGTATTAAGGATGCAGAAGATGCAGGCATAGGGATAATATACCAGGAGTTGTCTTTGGTAAAAGAATTATCTGTCAGTGAAAATATATTTATTGGAAATGAGCCTAATAAGAATGGGATAATTGATTTTGACAGAATGTATTATGAAACTAAAATCTTGCTGGACAAACTGAATCTAAACATTAATCCTAATGTACCAGTTAAAAGTTTAGGCATAGGACAGCAACAGTTAGTAGAGATTGCAAAGGCATTATCAAAAAATGTAAGTTTGCTGATATTAGATGAACCGACATCATCGCTTACTGATGCAGATGTTGAAATATTGTTCAACATATTAAGGCAATTAAAAGATAACGGTGTAACGTGCATATATATTTCACATAAATTAAATGAAGTAATGGAAATAACAGATCGGATAACTGTTCAGAGAGATGGAAAGACTGTAGGTTCAGAAGATACAAAGAATTTAACTGAGAATGACATTATTAGGATGATGGTTGGTCGTGAGCTTACAAATCTCTTCCCAAGAGAGGAGCATCAAATAGGAGAAGAGATATTAGAGATAAAAAACTTTAGCGTGTATGATAAGAAGGATTCTAATAAGAAGATTGTAGATAACGTAAGCTTTTCTTTAAGAGAAGGAGAGATCCTTGGTATTGCTGGCCTAATTGGAGCTGGAAGGACTGAGCTTGTTTCCAGCATTTTTGGTTCATATCCGGGTAGACGCGAGGGTGAGATTTATCTGGAAGGTAAAAAGATAGACATAAAAAATCCGGATCAGGCTTTAGATCATGGAATAGCAATGGTTCCGGAGGACAGAAAAGGTCAAGGATTGATAAATATATTATCTGTAAGAAACAATATGACTTTATCTAATATAGATAGTTATAAAAATAATTTTGGTTCCGTTGATGAAAACAAGGAAATTGTAGACGTTAAAAAGTATATTGAGATGTTAAAAATTAAAGTTTCAAATTTCAATTTAGAAGTCAAAAACTTAAGCGGAGGCAATCAGCAAAAAGTGGTTTTAGCTAAGAATTTGCTTAGAAATCCTAAAATATTGATTTTAGATGAACCAACTCGTGGCATTGATGTCGGAGCAAAATATGAAATATACAAACTGATGTATGAGTTAGTAAGAAGTGGGATTTCAATTATTATGGTTTCATCAGAATTACCAGAAGTTATAGGACTAAGTGACAGGATAGTAGTGATGCACGAAGGAAAAAAGAAAGGTGAATTTGTAAATGAAAATGTAACTCAGGAAATGATCATGGAATGTGCGATAGGAGGTAAAAAGTAA
- a CDS encoding ROK family transcriptional regulator, with product MITGDQLLIKQINKSIVLNTIRKKGLISRADLANITGLNKSTVSSLVDELIKEGFVEEEGPGESKGGRKPIMLMINSLAGCVIGVDLDVNYILVILTDILANILWQKRINLKLGESKEDIISKMLELIDEAIKNSPNTVKGILGIGIGVPGITDYKRGVVLKAPNLNWENVELKKMVEERFNLKVYIDNEANTGAIGEKWFGGGRNAKNFVYVSAGIGIGTGIIINNELYRGSNGLAGEMGHMTIDINDHMCSCGNRGCWENYASEKSLFRYIKERLEAGQEDDFIDSENIDSLDINDIAGYAELGSKLAIDAINEISKNLSVGIVNIVNTFNPDLVLIGNTLSAIGDMLIDAVKEYVREKCLVSRYNDIAIEISKLGMLERAIGAVTLVISEVFSYPGL from the coding sequence ATGATAACAGGTGATCAGTTGCTGATAAAACAAATTAATAAATCCATCGTCTTAAACACTATCCGCAAAAAAGGCTTAATATCCAGGGCTGACTTAGCAAATATTACAGGGCTAAATAAATCCACAGTTTCTTCTTTAGTTGATGAACTTATAAAAGAAGGCTTTGTAGAGGAAGAGGGACCTGGTGAGTCAAAAGGCGGCAGGAAGCCGATAATGCTTATGATAAATAGCCTTGCTGGTTGTGTCATTGGCGTCGATCTTGATGTAAATTACATTCTCGTCATTTTGACAGACATACTTGCAAACATATTGTGGCAAAAGCGGATAAATTTAAAGCTGGGCGAAAGCAAGGAAGATATCATATCTAAGATGCTGGAACTTATAGATGAGGCTATAAAAAATTCGCCAAATACGGTGAAGGGAATATTAGGCATAGGCATCGGTGTGCCTGGTATTACAGATTATAAAAGAGGTGTCGTGCTAAAGGCTCCAAATCTAAATTGGGAAAATGTGGAGCTTAAAAAGATGGTAGAAGAGAGATTCAACTTAAAAGTGTATATAGATAATGAAGCTAATACAGGTGCTATCGGTGAGAAGTGGTTTGGAGGAGGCAGAAACGCCAAAAATTTTGTCTATGTCAGTGCAGGCATCGGCATAGGTACAGGAATCATAATCAATAATGAGCTTTACAGAGGCTCTAATGGGTTAGCAGGCGAGATGGGACACATGACCATCGATATAAATGACCACATGTGCAGTTGTGGAAACAGAGGATGTTGGGAAAACTACGCATCTGAAAAATCCCTTTTTCGATATATAAAAGAAAGGCTTGAAGCAGGGCAAGAAGATGACTTTATAGACAGTGAAAATATTGACTCTCTTGATATAAACGATATTGCAGGTTATGCAGAGTTAGGAAGCAAGCTTGCTATTGATGCTATAAACGAAATTTCTAAGAATTTAAGCGTTGGAATTGTAAATATAGTTAATACGTTTAATCCAGACTTGGTGCTTATAGGCAATACATTATCTGCCATTGGCGATATGTTGATAGACGCTGTCAAAGAGTATGTGAGAGAAAAATGTCTTGTATCAAGGTACAATGATATTGCTATTGAAATATCGAAGCTTGGAATGCTGGAAAGAGCCATAGGCGCTGTTACACTTGTCATATCAGAAGTGTTTTCATATCCCGGATTGTAA
- a CDS encoding sugar ABC transporter permease, with the protein MINSNSMKEKDVTANKRFSINLKLYTMIIALIGIWIIFAIATKGDFLTSRNMSNLFRQMVSTAVLAVGMVFVIIAGQIDLSVGSLLGLTGGIAAIANVWFHFNGILSIIIALIVGLILGAWNGWWVAYKNVPSFIVTLAGMLVYRGILIGITNGYTIAPLSNDFQFIGQAYLTPVSGYLLGMIVLLVAAYTVYSQRKSKVKYGLEVSPFYLDVSKIIAIAILVGLFVFTLNSYNGIPFSVLILAILAAIFTYIASKTVFGRRVYAIGGNVEAAKLSGINVKKITLILFAINGLLAAVSGVILTSTLNAGSTSAGQNAELDAIAACVIGGASLSGGIGSVIGAIIGALVMSSINNGMSLLNSAPFWQYVVKGLILLIAVYIDAASKNKE; encoded by the coding sequence ATGATTAATTCAAATAGTATGAAAGAAAAAGATGTAACAGCCAACAAAAGATTTTCGATAAACTTGAAATTATACACTATGATAATAGCTTTAATTGGAATCTGGATTATTTTTGCTATTGCGACAAAGGGCGATTTTTTAACATCCAGAAATATGTCCAATCTTTTTAGGCAAATGGTTTCTACTGCTGTTTTGGCTGTTGGCATGGTTTTTGTGATAATAGCTGGACAGATTGACCTTTCGGTAGGTTCTCTTTTAGGTCTTACAGGTGGAATAGCTGCAATTGCTAATGTGTGGTTTCACTTTAATGGTATACTTTCAATAATTATAGCATTGATAGTTGGTTTGATTTTAGGTGCATGGAACGGTTGGTGGGTTGCGTATAAAAATGTTCCATCATTTATCGTGACATTAGCAGGTATGTTAGTATATAGAGGAATACTCATCGGTATTACAAATGGGTACACAATTGCGCCATTAAGCAATGATTTTCAGTTCATCGGTCAAGCTTATTTAACACCAGTAAGTGGGTATTTGCTTGGCATGATTGTATTATTAGTCGCTGCATACACAGTGTATTCTCAAAGAAAATCTAAAGTAAAATATGGATTAGAAGTTTCGCCTTTTTACCTTGATGTATCAAAAATCATAGCTATAGCTATACTGGTAGGATTATTTGTATTTACATTAAATTCTTACAATGGTATTCCTTTCTCTGTATTGATTTTGGCGATTTTAGCTGCAATATTTACCTATATTGCATCAAAAACTGTTTTCGGCAGAAGAGTTTATGCCATAGGTGGCAATGTTGAGGCCGCAAAACTTTCTGGAATAAATGTAAAGAAGATAACGCTAATTTTGTTTGCTATAAATGGATTGTTGGCCGCTGTATCTGGTGTCATTCTTACATCGACTTTAAACGCTGGTTCAACATCTGCAGGACAAAATGCTGAATTAGATGCTATCGCTGCTTGCGTAATTGGCGGAGCAAGTCTTAGTGGTGGCATTGGCTCGGTTATTGGCGCAATTATCGGTGCACTTGTGATGTCCAGCATAAACAATGGCATGAGTTTACTTAATTCGGCTCCATTTTGGCAATACGTTGTCAAGGGATTGATTTTGTTGATTGCTGTATATATCGATGCGGCTTCAAAAAATAAGGAATGA